From Ramlibacter tataouinensis, the proteins below share one genomic window:
- a CDS encoding outer membrane beta-barrel protein, translating to MKRLATAAGAAFLLLGSAQAQMTMPQWSTAGLYGELGYTQLKIDAFGTSLRPGAIRGIIGYDFHPFFAVEAAGAWGIDDDDKGIAIGGVPTSVQAKLDYMYGLWVKPKYAYQQFEFFGRLGYAHTKVEVDRTGFIGRTEGQDDFAWGLGANYRFTPNAYVGIDWMRYSNQSNSHVDGLTIYGGWHW from the coding sequence ATGAAACGACTCGCGACCGCGGCCGGTGCCGCATTTCTTTTGCTGGGCAGCGCCCAGGCCCAGATGACGATGCCGCAGTGGAGCACCGCGGGCCTTTACGGGGAACTCGGCTATACGCAGCTGAAGATCGACGCATTTGGCACCAGCCTCCGGCCCGGGGCGATACGCGGCATCATCGGGTACGACTTCCATCCGTTCTTCGCGGTCGAAGCCGCAGGCGCCTGGGGCATCGACGACGACGACAAGGGCATCGCGATCGGCGGTGTTCCGACCAGCGTCCAGGCCAAGCTGGATTACATGTACGGCCTCTGGGTCAAGCCGAAATACGCGTATCAGCAGTTCGAGTTCTTCGGCCGCCTGGGCTACGCCCACACCAAGGTGGAGGTCGATCGCACCGGCTTCATCGGGCGCACGGAAGGCCAGGACGACTTTGCCTGGGGCCTGGGCGCGAACTACCGGTTCACCCCGAACGCGTACGTGGGAATCGACTGGATGCGTTACTCCAATCAGAGCAACAGCCACGTCGACGGCCTGACGATCTACGGCGGCTGGCACTGGTAA
- the uvrA gene encoding excinuclease ABC subunit UvrA — protein MTQGQIRIRGARQHNLKNLDLDLRTGELTVVTGPSGSGKSSLVFDTLYAEGQRRYVETFSAYARQFLDRMDKPAVDRVEGVPPAIAIDQTNPVRSSRSTVGTMTELNDHLKLLFARAAQLFDRQTGLLVRHDSPDSIYDELKRRTAQDDPRLVLTFPVELPASTTTEEVEQWLAASGFTRVHGQREVATVTGPRKVLDVVADRFRLQNTERARAIEAIEVALKRGSGRLSVYRQLADESFDCWKFSTGLHCPDSDIRYADPIPSMFSFNSPVGACDACRGFGRVIGVDWGLVIPNDKLTLRAGAIRPIQTPAWSECQDDLMRHAEAAGVPRDTPWYKLTPEQKAWVIEGTPGYKEGNWSKQWYGMRRFFQYLESKAYKMHIRVLLSKYRSYTPCETCGGARLKLESLLWRLGTKEDADAVIEPSRRFMPVGVKWTREQLEAMPGLALHDLMLMPIDKLRRFFDRVEPQAEAAHAGQGDLQALKLLFDEINTRLKYLVDVGIGYLALDRQSRTLSGGEVQRINLTTALGTSLVNTLFVLDEPSIGLHPRDMHRITEAMMRLRDAGNTLVVVEHDPAVMIAADRIIDMGPGPGERGGQIVFDGTTAQLRQADTLTGAYLGARKHVGMGFKRAVTEATPRLILEGARQHNLRDLAVEFPLQRLVVVTGVSGSGKSSLIQDVLAPALMRHFGKATDSPGAHDRLLGADHLGDVVFVDQSPIGKTARSNPVSYVGAWDAIREIFATAPLARQRGYTASKFSFNSGDGRCPTCGGSGFEHVEMQFLSDVYLRCPDCDGKRYRPEILELTIERQAAGGKARVLNVADVLELTVSEAAQLFANDREVIRALQPIADVGLEYVKLGQPVPTLSGGESQRLKLAGFLAQAAKNGSATRQGLATKGVLFMFDEPTTGLHFDDIAKLMRALRKLLEGGNSIVVIEHNLDVIRAADWLIDLGPEGGDAGGLLVAEGPPEEVRHHPSSHTAKALREYDLTLGAAEEPKAVYSLPHRGRAGVGALDGARYAKLDSDPNLVNSAIQIVNAREHNLKSLSVNVPHNRFSVITGVSGSGKSTLAFDILFNEGQRRYLESLNAYARSIVQPAGRPEVDAVYGIPPTVAIEQRLSRGGRKSTVGTTTEVWHFLRLLYVKLGTQHCVHDGTPVRPQTPDSIAAQLMRKYKGQHIGLLAPLVVNRKGVYTELAEWARPRGYTHLRVDGNFLPTTGFPRIDRFKEHTIELPVCDLDITPANEELLRAKLAEALEHGKGVLHVLAPLDGLRGAMMAGEGRHHHIGKVEVFSTKRACPECGTSYPELDPRLFSYNSKHGWCPDCVGTGVKLSREQRKAYDDTLRSDEDKGREQTFAEPEVEDVSDESCSSCGGTRLNLQARHVKFSATGIAEIAALSVSEVRRWIEGLQAGSVLSDREQGIARDLIPEIKSRLEFLEEVGLGYLTLDRGAPTLSGGEAQRIRLAAQLGSNLQGVCYVLDEPTIGLHARDNQILLDALHKLGSKGNTLVVVEHDEDTIRRADHIIDIGPSAGKRGGRVVAQGSASEISAAEESVTGRYLLHAMKHPVKPRREVGLNGAPLTPAPAPEGRGGNPGTEGQLQLRGADLHNLQDVDVDVPLRRLVAVTGVSGSGKSTLARDVLLANVQAAVQQRATKAGRDADARGKRPAWIGCQGLDGYQAVDRVLEVDQTPIGKTPRSCPATYIGFWDTIRRLFADTLEAKARGYGPGRFSFNTGEGRCPVCEGQGVRTIAMSFLPDVKVPCESCHGARFNPETLAVTWRGKSIGDVLQMEVDEAVAFFASMPAISHPLQLLKDVGLGYLTLGQPSPTLSGGEAQRIKLVTELSKVRDDITRRGQKAPHTLYVLDEPTVGLHMADVEKLARVLHRLVDGGHSVIVIEHDLDIIAEADWVIDLGPEGGGEGGRVVAAASPEQLVIRGTHTGRALAPVLAR, from the coding sequence ATGACCCAGGGACAGATCCGCATCCGCGGCGCGCGCCAGCACAACCTCAAGAACCTCGACCTCGACCTGCGCACGGGCGAGCTGACCGTCGTCACCGGTCCGAGCGGATCGGGCAAGTCGAGCCTGGTTTTCGACACGCTCTACGCCGAAGGGCAGCGGCGCTACGTCGAGACCTTTTCGGCCTACGCCCGCCAGTTCCTGGATCGCATGGACAAGCCCGCGGTTGACCGGGTGGAAGGGGTGCCGCCCGCCATCGCCATCGACCAGACCAACCCGGTGCGCTCCTCGCGCTCCACGGTCGGCACCATGACCGAGCTGAACGACCACCTGAAGCTGCTGTTCGCGCGGGCCGCGCAGCTGTTCGACCGCCAGACCGGGCTCTTGGTGCGGCACGACTCGCCGGACAGCATCTACGACGAACTGAAGCGCCGCACCGCGCAGGACGATCCGCGCCTGGTGCTGACCTTCCCGGTGGAACTGCCGGCCAGCACCACCACCGAGGAAGTCGAGCAATGGCTGGCCGCCAGCGGCTTCACCCGGGTGCACGGGCAGCGAGAGGTGGCGACGGTGACCGGCCCGCGCAAGGTGCTGGACGTGGTGGCCGATCGCTTCCGCCTGCAGAACACCGAACGGGCGCGCGCCATCGAGGCGATCGAGGTCGCGCTCAAGCGCGGGTCGGGGCGCCTGTCGGTGTACCGCCAGCTGGCCGACGAGAGCTTCGACTGCTGGAAGTTCTCCACCGGCCTGCACTGCCCGGACAGCGACATCCGCTACGCCGACCCGATTCCGTCGATGTTCTCGTTCAACTCGCCGGTCGGCGCCTGCGACGCCTGCCGCGGCTTCGGCCGCGTGATCGGCGTCGACTGGGGCCTGGTGATTCCCAACGACAAGCTGACGCTGCGCGCTGGCGCGATCCGTCCGATCCAGACGCCCGCGTGGTCGGAGTGCCAGGACGACCTGATGCGCCACGCTGAGGCCGCCGGCGTTCCGCGCGACACGCCCTGGTACAAGCTCACGCCGGAGCAGAAGGCCTGGGTGATCGAAGGGACGCCCGGCTACAAGGAGGGCAACTGGAGCAAGCAGTGGTACGGCATGCGGCGCTTCTTCCAGTACCTGGAGAGCAAGGCCTACAAGATGCACATCCGCGTTCTGCTGTCCAAGTACCGCAGCTACACGCCCTGCGAGACGTGCGGCGGCGCGCGCCTGAAGCTGGAAAGCCTGCTGTGGCGCCTCGGCACCAAGGAGGACGCCGACGCGGTGATCGAGCCCTCGCGCCGCTTCATGCCGGTCGGCGTGAAGTGGACGCGCGAGCAGCTCGAAGCGATGCCGGGCCTGGCCCTGCACGACCTGATGCTGATGCCGATCGACAAGCTGCGCCGCTTCTTCGACCGGGTCGAACCGCAGGCCGAAGCCGCGCACGCCGGCCAGGGCGACCTGCAGGCGCTCAAGCTGCTGTTTGATGAGATCAACACGCGGCTGAAGTACCTGGTCGACGTGGGCATCGGCTACCTCGCTCTGGACCGGCAGAGCCGCACGCTTTCTGGCGGCGAGGTGCAGCGCATCAACCTCACGACGGCGCTGGGGACCTCGCTGGTGAACACGCTGTTCGTGCTGGACGAGCCCAGCATCGGCCTGCACCCGCGCGACATGCACCGCATCACCGAGGCGATGATGCGGCTGCGCGACGCCGGCAACACGCTGGTGGTGGTGGAGCACGACCCCGCGGTGATGATCGCGGCCGACCGCATCATCGACATGGGGCCGGGGCCGGGCGAGCGTGGCGGGCAGATCGTGTTCGACGGCACCACCGCGCAGCTGCGCCAGGCCGATACGCTCACCGGCGCCTACCTGGGCGCGCGCAAGCACGTGGGCATGGGCTTCAAGCGCGCGGTGACCGAAGCGACGCCGCGGCTGATCCTGGAAGGGGCCCGCCAGCACAACCTGCGCGACCTCGCGGTCGAGTTCCCGCTGCAGCGGCTGGTGGTGGTGACCGGGGTGTCCGGCTCGGGCAAGTCCAGCCTGATCCAGGATGTGCTGGCGCCGGCGCTGATGCGGCATTTCGGCAAGGCGACCGACTCGCCGGGCGCGCATGACCGCCTGCTGGGCGCCGATCACCTGGGCGACGTGGTGTTCGTCGATCAGTCGCCGATCGGCAAGACCGCGCGTTCCAACCCGGTGAGCTATGTGGGCGCCTGGGATGCGATCCGCGAGATCTTCGCCACCGCGCCGCTGGCCAGGCAGCGCGGCTACACCGCGTCCAAGTTCTCCTTCAATTCCGGCGACGGCCGCTGCCCCACCTGCGGCGGCTCCGGCTTCGAGCACGTGGAGATGCAGTTCCTGTCGGACGTGTACCTGCGCTGCCCGGATTGCGACGGCAAGCGCTACCGGCCCGAGATCCTGGAACTCACCATCGAGCGACAGGCGGCGGGCGGCAAGGCGCGCGTGCTGAACGTGGCCGATGTGCTGGAGCTCACGGTGAGCGAGGCGGCGCAGCTCTTCGCCAACGACCGCGAGGTGATCCGCGCGCTGCAGCCGATCGCCGACGTCGGACTGGAATACGTCAAGCTGGGCCAGCCGGTACCCACGCTGTCCGGCGGCGAGTCGCAGCGCCTGAAGCTGGCCGGCTTCCTGGCGCAGGCGGCGAAGAACGGCTCGGCCACGCGCCAGGGCCTGGCGACCAAGGGCGTGCTGTTCATGTTCGACGAGCCCACCACCGGGCTGCATTTCGACGACATCGCTAAGCTGATGCGCGCCTTGCGCAAGCTGCTCGAAGGCGGCAACTCCATCGTCGTGATCGAGCACAACCTCGATGTGATCCGCGCGGCGGACTGGCTGATTGACCTGGGGCCGGAAGGCGGCGACGCCGGCGGCCTGCTGGTCGCCGAAGGCCCGCCGGAGGAAGTGCGCCACCACCCGAGTTCGCACACCGCCAAGGCCTTGCGTGAATACGACTTGACCTTGGGTGCGGCGGAAGAACCGAAGGCCGTTTACTCCCTCCCCCACCGGGGGAGGGCAGGGGTGGGGGCGCTCGACGGCGCGAGATACGCGAAATTGGACTCTGACCCCAATTTGGTGAATTCGGCGATCCAGATCGTCAATGCCCGCGAGCACAACCTGAAGTCGCTGTCGGTGAACGTGCCGCACAACCGCTTCAGCGTGATCACCGGGGTGTCGGGCTCGGGCAAGTCGACGCTGGCCTTCGACATCCTGTTCAACGAGGGGCAGCGGCGCTACCTGGAATCGCTCAACGCCTATGCGCGCAGCATCGTGCAGCCGGCCGGGCGGCCGGAGGTCGATGCGGTGTACGGCATTCCGCCCACGGTGGCGATCGAGCAGCGGCTGTCGCGCGGCGGGCGCAAGTCCACCGTGGGCACCACCACCGAGGTGTGGCACTTCCTGCGCCTGCTCTACGTGAAGCTGGGCACGCAGCACTGCGTGCACGATGGCACGCCGGTGCGGCCGCAGACGCCGGACAGCATCGCCGCGCAGCTGATGCGCAAGTACAAGGGCCAGCACATCGGCCTGCTGGCGCCGCTGGTGGTCAACCGCAAGGGCGTGTACACCGAGCTGGCCGAATGGGCGCGGCCGCGCGGCTACACCCACCTGCGGGTGGACGGCAACTTCCTGCCGACCACCGGCTTCCCGCGCATCGACCGCTTCAAGGAGCACACCATCGAACTGCCGGTGTGCGACCTCGACATCACACCGGCCAACGAGGAGCTGCTGCGCGCCAAGCTCGCCGAGGCGCTGGAGCATGGCAAGGGCGTGCTGCACGTGCTGGCGCCGCTGGATGGGCTGCGCGGCGCGATGATGGCCGGCGAGGGCCGCCATCACCACATCGGCAAGGTCGAGGTGTTCTCGACCAAGCGCGCCTGCCCGGAATGCGGCACCAGCTACCCGGAGCTCGATCCGCGCCTGTTCTCCTACAACAGCAAGCACGGCTGGTGCCCCGACTGCGTGGGCACCGGCGTGAAGCTCAGCCGCGAGCAGCGCAAGGCCTACGACGATACCCTCCGCAGCGACGAGGACAAGGGCCGCGAGCAGACCTTCGCCGAACCCGAGGTGGAGGACGTGAGCGACGAATCCTGCTCCTCGTGCGGCGGCACGCGCCTCAACCTGCAGGCGCGCCATGTGAAGTTCAGCGCCACCGGCATTGCCGAGATCGCCGCCCTCTCGGTGAGCGAGGTGCGCCGCTGGATCGAAGGCCTGCAGGCCGGCAGCGTGCTGAGCGATCGCGAGCAGGGCATCGCGCGCGACCTGATCCCCGAGATCAAAAGCCGACTGGAGTTCCTGGAGGAAGTCGGGCTGGGCTACCTGACGCTGGACCGTGGCGCGCCCACGCTGTCCGGCGGCGAGGCGCAGCGCATCCGCCTGGCCGCGCAGCTCGGGTCCAACCTGCAGGGCGTGTGCTATGTGCTGGATGAGCCGACCATCGGCCTGCATGCGCGCGACAACCAGATCCTGCTGGATGCGTTGCACAAGCTCGGCAGCAAGGGCAACACCCTGGTGGTGGTGGAGCACGACGAGGACACCATCCGCCGCGCCGACCACATCATCGACATCGGCCCCAGCGCGGGCAAGCGGGGCGGCCGGGTGGTGGCGCAGGGCAGCGCCAGCGAGATCTCGGCCGCCGAGGAGTCGGTGACGGGGCGTTACCTGCTGCATGCGATGAAGCATCCGGTGAAGCCGCGGCGCGAGGTTGGCTTGAATGGAGCGCCCCTCACCCCAGCCCCCGCCCCGGAGGGGAGAGGAGGCAACCCCGGCACCGAGGGCCAGCTCCAGCTGCGCGGCGCCGACCTGCACAACCTGCAGGACGTCGACGTCGACGTCCCGCTGCGTCGACTGGTCGCCGTGACCGGCGTGTCTGGCTCCGGCAAGTCCACGCTGGCGCGCGACGTGCTGCTGGCCAACGTGCAGGCCGCGGTGCAGCAGCGCGCCACCAAGGCGGGCCGCGATGCCGACGCGCGCGGCAAGCGCCCGGCATGGATCGGCTGCCAGGGGCTGGACGGCTACCAGGCGGTCGACCGCGTGCTGGAAGTCGACCAGACGCCCATCGGCAAGACGCCGCGCTCCTGTCCCGCGACCTACATCGGCTTCTGGGACACGATCCGCCGGCTGTTCGCCGACACCCTGGAGGCGAAAGCGCGCGGCTACGGGCCGGGTCGTTTCTCGTTCAACACCGGGGAGGGGCGCTGCCCGGTCTGCGAAGGGCAGGGCGTGCGCACCATCGCGATGAGCTTCCTGCCGGACGTGAAGGTGCCCTGCGAGTCCTGCCACGGCGCGCGCTTCAATCCCGAAACGCTGGCCGTCACCTGGCGCGGCAAGAGCATCGGCGACGTGCTGCAGATGGAAGTCGATGAGGCGGTGGCTTTCTTCGCCAGCATGCCGGCCATCAGCCATCCGCTGCAGCTGCTCAAGGACGTGGGCTTGGGCTACCTCACCCTGGGGCAGCCTTCCCCGACCCTGTCAGGCGGCGAGGCACAGCGCATCAAGCTGGTCACCGAGCTGTCGAAGGTGCGCGACGACATCACGCGCCGCGGCCAGAAGGCGCCGCACACGCTCTATGTGCTGGACGAGCCCACGGTCGGGCTGCACATGGCTGACGTGGAGAAGCTGGCGCGTGTGCTGCACCGCCTGGTGGACGGCGGCCACAGCGTAATCGTGATCGAGCACGACCTGGACATCATCGCCGAAGCCGACTGGGTGATCGACCTGGGCCCGGAAGGGGGCGGCGAGGGCGGCCGCGTGGTGGCGGCCGCGTCGCCCGAGCAGCTGGTGATCCGCGGGACCCACACCGGCCGCGCGCTGGCGCCGGTGCTGGCGCGATAG
- a CDS encoding S41 family peptidase: protein MIPAGVRAAAAAALAAGLLAACGGGGGSAGQCVSGSAQTCAEAQQPAPPALTAGPSASYAGVCTLEGQKQFTRAYLDESYLWYSEMPAVNASLHNNIPDYFYSLLTPQRDATGQFKDRFSFIVSNTVADSLETGAGLGYGIRWEQDGQGRTRAAFVDAASPAAAAGLQRGGELVSAPAGASWYPSAAASISFVYRSSPSAPTRTVSLSAAQVQEDPLPMSMAASAAPSDRKVWYLLFNAHTRGAQDKLIAALGNAKAYGVQDLVLDMRYNGGGYLYTALSLSSMVTGSGADGKVFEQLRFNDKRGQETAESTFRFSGQVQWGESLYGEGTALPRLGLPRVYVLSTENTCSASESVINSLRGVGVNVVIVGSTTCGKPYGFSRADNCGFSYYPIEFQGVNEQGFGDYANGFTPTCAAADDFENALGSPGERLLATALHHIKNGSCPAQPMAAPLAARAPLLSSAPVRGKLLPSRR, encoded by the coding sequence GTGATCCCGGCCGGAGTTCGCGCCGCCGCAGCCGCGGCGTTGGCCGCCGGCTTGCTTGCCGCTTGCGGCGGTGGCGGCGGCAGTGCCGGCCAGTGCGTCAGCGGCAGCGCGCAAACCTGCGCAGAGGCGCAGCAGCCCGCGCCGCCGGCCCTGACCGCCGGGCCGTCCGCCAGCTACGCGGGCGTCTGCACGCTCGAAGGCCAGAAGCAGTTCACCCGCGCCTACCTGGACGAGTCCTACCTCTGGTATTCGGAAATGCCAGCGGTCAATGCCTCGCTCCACAACAACATCCCCGACTATTTCTACAGCCTGCTCACGCCGCAGCGCGACGCCACGGGACAGTTCAAGGACCGCTTCAGCTTCATCGTCAGCAACACCGTCGCGGACAGCCTGGAGACCGGCGCCGGTTTGGGCTATGGCATCCGCTGGGAGCAAGACGGCCAGGGCCGCACCCGCGCCGCTTTCGTCGATGCCGCTTCGCCCGCCGCGGCTGCCGGGCTGCAGCGCGGCGGCGAACTGGTGAGCGCCCCGGCCGGCGCCAGCTGGTATCCCAGCGCGGCGGCCAGCATCAGCTTCGTCTACCGATCCAGCCCCAGCGCGCCGACCCGCACGGTGAGCCTGTCGGCGGCGCAGGTGCAGGAAGACCCGCTGCCGATGTCGATGGCGGCCTCGGCCGCACCGTCCGACCGCAAGGTCTGGTACCTGCTCTTCAACGCGCACACCCGCGGCGCCCAGGACAAGCTGATCGCCGCGCTGGGCAACGCCAAAGCCTATGGCGTGCAGGATCTGGTGCTCGACATGCGCTACAACGGCGGCGGCTACCTGTACACGGCGCTGTCGCTGTCGTCGATGGTGACCGGCAGCGGCGCCGACGGCAAGGTGTTCGAGCAGCTGCGCTTCAACGACAAGCGGGGCCAGGAGACCGCGGAATCGACCTTCCGCTTCTCCGGCCAGGTCCAGTGGGGCGAATCGCTCTACGGGGAGGGCACGGCGCTGCCGCGCCTGGGCCTGCCGCGCGTCTACGTGCTCAGCACCGAGAACACCTGCTCAGCCAGCGAATCGGTCATCAACAGCCTGCGCGGCGTCGGCGTCAACGTGGTGATCGTCGGCAGCACCACCTGCGGCAAGCCCTACGGCTTCAGCCGCGCCGACAACTGCGGCTTCTCTTATTACCCGATCGAGTTCCAGGGCGTGAACGAGCAGGGCTTCGGCGACTACGCCAACGGCTTCACGCCGACCTGCGCCGCCGCCGACGACTTCGAGAACGCGCTGGGCAGCCCGGGCGAGCGCCTGCTGGCCACCGCGTTGCATCACATCAAGAACGGCAGTTGCCCGGCCCAGCCGATGGCAGCGCCGCTCGCGGCCCGCGCGCCCCTGCTGTCCTCCGCGCCGGTGCGCGGCAAGCTCCTGCCTTCACGCCGGTGA
- a CDS encoding Bug family tripartite tricarboxylate transporter substrate binding protein — MRRRHLVQLAAATIAAPSLSAFAQAFPAKPIRLLVAFPAGGPTDITMRSLADNASKVLGQPVVIENKPGAGGTLPAQQLQTTSADGYTLAQIPLGVFRLPYTTKINWDPVKDIAYVINVTGYAFGIVAPTDGPIKNWNDFVAYAKANPGKLSYGSTGTLTSPHLTTELIAQKLGLVLNHIPYKGSADLNQAILGGQLMAAADSTGFAPLVESGKLRVLNTWGEQRLAKFPDAPTLKELGIDIVQNSPFGIGAPRGTPPDVVKKLHDAFKKAMEEPSYVQSLARYDMLPIYMDSAQYARFAQETFQREKALVEKLGLGKPQ; from the coding sequence ATGCGCCGTCGCCACCTCGTGCAGCTCGCCGCTGCCACCATCGCCGCCCCTTCGCTGTCGGCATTCGCCCAGGCCTTTCCGGCCAAGCCGATCAGGTTGCTGGTCGCCTTCCCGGCGGGCGGCCCCACCGACATCACCATGCGCTCGCTCGCCGACAACGCCTCCAAGGTGCTGGGCCAGCCGGTGGTGATCGAGAACAAGCCGGGCGCGGGCGGCACGCTGCCGGCGCAGCAGCTCCAGACCACCTCGGCGGACGGCTACACGCTGGCGCAGATTCCGCTGGGCGTGTTCCGGCTGCCCTACACCACCAAGATCAACTGGGACCCGGTCAAGGACATCGCCTACGTCATCAACGTCACCGGCTACGCCTTCGGCATCGTGGCGCCGACCGACGGCCCCATCAAGAACTGGAATGACTTCGTCGCCTACGCCAAGGCCAACCCCGGCAAGCTCAGCTACGGATCCACCGGCACGCTGACCAGCCCGCACCTGACCACGGAACTGATTGCGCAGAAGCTCGGTCTTGTGCTCAACCACATTCCGTACAAGGGCAGCGCCGATTTGAACCAGGCCATCCTCGGCGGCCAGCTGATGGCGGCGGCCGACTCCACCGGTTTCGCGCCGCTGGTCGAATCGGGCAAGCTGCGCGTGCTCAACACCTGGGGCGAGCAGCGCCTGGCGAAGTTCCCCGACGCGCCCACGCTCAAGGAGCTGGGCATCGACATCGTGCAGAACTCGCCCTTCGGCATCGGCGCGCCGCGCGGCACGCCGCCGGATGTGGTCAAGAAGCTGCACGACGCCTTCAAGAAGGCGATGGAAGAGCCCAGCTACGTGCAGTCGCTGGCGCGCTACGACATGCTGCCGATCTACATGGACTCGGCGCAGTACGCCCGCTTCGCGCAGGAGACCTTCCAGCGCGAGAAGGCGCTGGTCGAAAAGCTCGGCCTGGGCAAGCCGCAGTAG
- a CDS encoding HAD-IIB family hydrolase: protein MIPLSAPAFSGLSIRGVFTDIDDTLTTEGAITADALAALGRLRAAGIHVIPITGRPVGWSEPFARAWPVDAIVAENGSVAVLREGDGLVKLYQQAPDERELNFRRMQQVAQRVLAEVPGATIARDSAGRETDIAIDHSEFAHLPAGRIAQVVRLMQAEGMTATVSSIHINGWYGEHNKLAGARWIVRTLLGRELDAEIEHWVYVGDSTNDVLMFECFPHSVGVANIRRFEAELTHPPRYITPSERGAGFAEVTAAILAAR from the coding sequence GTGATCCCGCTCAGCGCACCTGCCTTTTCGGGCCTGTCGATCCGCGGTGTCTTCACGGACATCGACGACACGCTGACCACGGAGGGCGCCATCACCGCCGACGCGCTGGCCGCGCTGGGCCGGCTGCGGGCGGCCGGCATCCACGTCATCCCGATCACCGGCCGTCCGGTCGGCTGGAGCGAACCCTTCGCCCGCGCTTGGCCCGTCGATGCCATCGTGGCGGAGAACGGTTCGGTCGCGGTGCTGCGCGAGGGCGATGGCCTGGTCAAGCTCTACCAGCAGGCGCCCGACGAGCGCGAGCTCAACTTCCGGCGCATGCAGCAGGTCGCGCAGCGGGTGCTGGCGGAAGTGCCGGGGGCGACGATCGCGCGCGACAGCGCCGGCCGCGAAACCGACATCGCAATCGACCACAGCGAGTTCGCCCACCTGCCAGCCGGGCGCATCGCGCAGGTGGTGCGGCTGATGCAGGCCGAGGGCATGACCGCCACCGTCAGCTCGATCCACATCAATGGCTGGTATGGCGAGCACAATAAGCTGGCCGGCGCGCGCTGGATCGTGCGCACATTGCTCGGCCGCGAGCTCGACGCCGAGATCGAGCACTGGGTCTACGTGGGCGACTCCACCAACGATGTGCTGATGTTCGAATGCTTCCCGCACAGCGTGGGCGTGGCCAACATCCGGCGCTTCGAGGCGGAGCTCACGCACCCGCCGAGGTACATCACACCGAGCGAGCGCGGCGCCGGCTTCGCGGAAGTGACGGCCGCCATCCTCGCCGCGCGCTGA